A single genomic interval of Helianthus annuus cultivar XRQ/B chromosome 6, HanXRQr2.0-SUNRISE, whole genome shotgun sequence harbors:
- the LOC110884915 gene encoding uncharacterized protein LOC110884915, giving the protein MISDEVTKAFDANVSKLAQEVEGQVLSTVENMITSKVDELKEMITGIQGKKEARRCTYKDFMACKPTTFNGEIDPIECQRWIANMEGVFIRSHCDKEDQVMFATGQLLRRAKDWWDSYSKEIGENRVQTLTWQEFKQPFIKYHCPQSAVDRIQEDFLRLRQRDESVNEITNTFLDQLKFCEEIVGTERKKIIRYHGMLKAEIREFITTSKCETLDEIIDLARDREIEIKRQDERGEKRQAEKGPTQSSSKKPKTHDQGKKEASKGGFPRCKTCGKPHSGECLLGRKGCYNCGQEGHPYYNCPNPKRVCYNCNESGHVKADCPKLKQGGRKEGKKEEPAKAKGRMFQISTEEARAHPNVVSGIKEESSSQSGSQAKDGKGKSTC; this is encoded by the exons ATGATTTCGGATGAGGTAACGAAGGCGTTTGATGCAAACGTCTCAAAGTTAGCCCAAGAGGTGGAGGGCCAAGTACTAAGTACGGTGGAGAATATGATCACGAGCAAAGTGGATGAATTGAAGGAAATGATAACCGGGATTCAAGGCAAGAAGGAAGCAAGACGGTGCACCTACAAGGATTTCATGGCATGTAAGCCTACAACCTTTAATGGGGAGATCGATCCCATAGAATGTCAAAGATGGATAGCTAACATGGAAGGGGTGTTCATTCGAAGTCATTGTGACAAGGAAGATCAAGTCATGTTTGCCACCGGGCAACTTTTACGAAGGGCTAAAGATTGGTGGGACTCGTATAGTAAGGAGATCGGAGAGAATCGAGTTCAAACTTTGACTTGGCAAGAATTCAAACAACCTTTTATCAAATACCATTGTCCACAATCAGCGGTGGATCGAATTCAAGAAGACTTTCTCCGACTCCGACAAAGGGATGAATCTGTCAATGAAATCACGAACACCTTCCTTGATCAACTGAAGTTTTGTGAAGAAATAGTTGGAACAGAGAGAAAGAAGATTATCCGTTATCATGGCATGCTTAAGGCTGAAATCCGGGAGTTCATAACTACTTCGAAATGTGAAACTTTGGACGAGATCATTGATCTAGCGAGGGATAGGGAAATTGAAATAAAAAGGCAAGACGAACGTGGAGAGAAAAGGCAAGCCGAGAAGGGGCCAACACAAAGCTCATCTAAGAAACCTAAAACGCATGATCAAGGAAAGAAGGAAGCTTCCAAAGGAGGTTTTCCACGATGTAAGACATGTGGGAAACCCCATTCGGGTGAATGTTTGTTGGGAAGGAAGGGGTGTTACAATTGCGGACAAGAAGGGCATCCGTACTATAACTGTCCGAATCCCAAGAGGGTATGCTATAATTGTAACGAATCGGGTCATGTGAAAGCTGATTGCCCAAAGCTCAAACAAGGAGGGAGGAAGGAAGGAAAGAAAGAAGAACCCGCGAAAGCTAAGGGAAGAATGTTCCAAATCTCCACGGAAGAAGCGAGAGCTCACCcgaatgtggtctcag GAATAAAAGAAGAAAGTTCAAGTCAATCCGGGTCGCAAGCGAAGGACGGCAAAG GTAAATCTACTTGTTAA